CCTCGGCGCGCCGCAGCCGCTTGTCGTGGGCGTTGCGCAGGCGCAGCACGAGGCGACGGAACGCGCCGTCACGCGGCGGTCGGCAGCCCTCGAGGATCGCGCGCCGGTACGTCGTCAGCTCGGCCCAGCCGCGGTCGTGCCGCGCCTTGGCGCGGACGGGTGCCATCGAGGTCGCCATCGAGGTCGCCATTGCGGTCCCTGGGAGTGCCGGGGCGGGGGCCGCCATTGCGGTCGGTGCTGCCGGCGCGAGGCTGAGCGCCACCGCGGCGGCGGTGGTGGCGAGGGTGGTGCGGAGCGCGGTGGACCTGGGCATCCCCGCAATGTAGTGCGTGGTGTGACTCAAGTGACGCATGTGACTGGCGCGGTGCAGCTGTGTCGGCCTCGATGGCCGACGGGCCACGAGCGCTGACCCGTCTCCGGCGGGGACGCGCCGGAGACGGCCGGGTGAGCGCCTCGGACCGCTACCACCAGGGGGGACTGTGGTGGCGGCGTCGGCACCGATCCTCACCCGTCGGTGCCGTCCCGCGCAGGGAGTTCTCCACCTCGACGGCAAAATCCAGGGAGCTGTCCAGACGGCCTCGCGGCTCGCCAACGTGCACCGGGGCCGGCGCCCACCCTGTGGGCAGCCAGGGCCCGCCGTACGCCTCTGACAACTCCCTCTCGGTTAGGGAGAAGCCCTTGTGGTCGAACATTTGTTCGAGTAAAATCGGGTCATGGACCAGCCCAGCCACGAGCAGCTCTCCGAGGTCGACGACCTCGACGCTGACCGGCTGCTCGAGGTGGCCCGCGAGGCCGAGGTCGAGGTACGTCGCGCCGAGCGCCGCCGGTTGCGGCTGGTGCTGCGCTGGTGCGACCTGCACCCCGCTCTCGACGACTCCCAGCGGCTCTCGTGGGGCGAGCAGGACCGGGTCTGGGACTGCGATGCCTGGATCGGTGGCGAGGGGGTCCCGGCGGTGGCGGAGTTCACCGCCGAGCCGTTGGCGGCGGTGATGCGGATGTCACCGGCCGCGACCACCTCGCTGATGGGCGAGGCGCTCGAGCTGCGGCACCGGCTGCCCAGGATCCACGCCCGGGTGGAGTCCCTCGACGTCGCGCTGTGGCGCGCGCGTCGGGTCGCGAAGGCCACCCAAGGCCTCTCGGTCGAGGCCGCCGCGCACGTCGATGCGGTCCTGGCACCCCTCGTGGACTCCGTGGGCCCCACCCGCATCGACCGCGCGGTCGCCGAGGCGGCCGCCCTGTACGACCCCGAGACCCTCACCGACGCCGAGGAGCACGCCCGGGTCCACGAGTGGGGCATCACGCTGCGCCACCACCGCGCCGGTGAGGGCCGCCAGTGGGCCGGGACGTCCTGGCTCGCGATCACCGGCGACACCCCGACCCTGCAGCGCCTGCACGACCTGATCACCGACACCACCGCCCCACCCGCAGACCCCGACGCAAACCCCGACAGTCAGCGCGACCTCGGCGTACGCCAGATCCGGGCCCTGGCCGAGGTCCTCGACGGCCTCGGCGCACCCCGCCCCCGGGTACGGCTGGCCATCGACATCACCACCGACGACCTCACCGGCGACCTCACCGGCCACAGCGCCCAGGTCGGGCGGGTGCTCGGGCTGGGCCCCGCCACCCTCGCCACGATCCGCGACTGGCTGGCCGGGGCCTCGGTCACCGTGCTGCCGGTCCTCGACATGGCCCGCACCGACGCCATCGACGCCCACGACCCGCCCCGGTGGATGCGCGACCTGGTCACCCGCCGCGACACCCACTGCGTGCACCCCTTCTGCGACACCCCCGCCACCCGCTGCGACCTCGACCACATCACCGCCTACATCCCCATGGACGAAGGCGGCCCACCCGGCCAGACCCACCCAGCCAACCTGGCACCCCTGTGCAGGCACCACCACCGCAACAAGACCCACGGCCACTGGACCTACCACCGCACCAACCACGGCGACTACCTCTGGCACGACCAGCACGGACACACCTACGCCGTCACCCGCCAAGGCACCCTCGAGCTCGAGACCCGCTGACCGCTGCCGGTGGTAGGGGTGTCTCAGTGCCCGGCGGTGGTCGTCAGCAGCACGACGCTGTCCTCGCTGGCGGCGACGCTGTGCGCCGCAGCAGGGACGACGGCGTGGTCGCCCGTGCGCAGCCGCACCGTCTCGTCGGAGGTCACCAGGTCGACGGTGCCGTGCACGACCTGGAGGGTGGCCTCGCCGGTGTGGCGGTGCTCGTCGAGCCCGTGCCCGGCCGCGAGGGCGATGAGGGTCTGGTGCAGGGCGTAGCCCTGACCGCCGTGGACGGTGACGCTGCTGCGTCCGGCGGTCGCGCCGGCGGCTCTGCTGAGGTGCTCGTGGCCCAGTCGGACGAGGGAGACGGCTTCCATGCCACCAGTCTCGGACGGCCTCGCCTCGAGGGGCTCGGGTCGGAGGGCACCGGGTGGCGGGACCAAGGTCCAGGAACAGCAGACCCAGCTCGTGTCAGGGACTGCTCCAGCCGGGGTGCCAGGGGCTCGCCATCATCCCGGGTGCTGGGCCCGTCCCGAAGCGTTGTACCTGCTCGGACGGAGGCTGTGAAGACCGTCCTTCTGTGCCTCGTCCACTGACGTCGCCCTCCTCGGCGCAGCTGACCTCTACGAGGGGAGGCGGTCAGGGATGCTGCCTGCCTGAAGGTGAGGTGCGCGCGACCTCGAACCGTCTAGTAGGCCTTGACCAGCTTGCCCGGCAGGGCCTTGGCGCCAACTTGCGCCGCCGACTTGTTCCCGTTCCTGGCTGTGACGAGTGCTCCCTTGCCGTTGGCCCACCAGTGATCACTGGGCAGAGCCACCTTGGCCGCACCGTTCCACTCACCCTGCTGCACTGCGCCCTTGAACGTGATGACGTTGACGCGTTTGCCCTTGAGCCAACAGACGCCCGAGTCCTTGTTGAGCTCGCCGCCCCCGTTGCCGGAGAACTTCTTGCATCCGATGTGCTTTGCCACGCTGCGTGCGGAGTCGCCGTAGTAGTTCGCGTGATGAGCCTGCGCGACGCCGTTCGTGCTGGCGACGATGGAGGTGGTGAAGATGAGTGAGGCCCCCAAGGTGGCCATGCGGCTACGCGTCATAAACGTACGGTAAAGCCTGAGGGGTCGACGACGTGCTTTCGCTGAGTGGACCGCCGGCGTGATCGTGCGTGGCCTTGATGTGACCTCGAGGGTGTGGGTCAGCTGGCACAGGAAAAGCAGAAGGCCGGCATCCCGAAGGAGACCGGCCTCTGTGTGGAACTGGTGGGCGATACTGGGTTTGAACCAGTGACCTCTTCCGTGTCAAGGAAGCGCGCTACCGCTGCGCCAATCGCCCGAGGTGGAGACGGGATTTGAACCCGTGTAGACGGATTTGCAGTCCGTTGCCTCGCCTCTCGGCCACTCCACCACGGAGGTCTAACCAAGAGAGAGACCTCTCCGAGCGGACGACGAGGCTCGAACTCGCGACCTCAACCTTGGCAAGGTTGCGCTCTACCAACTGAGCTACGTCCGCTTGCCGCCTGGGGTTTCCCCCGGGCTGCGACAGGAACATTAGCCCAACCCCCAGGACGTGCCAAATCCGGGTGTCGGCGGCGTGGCGAGCCGGCCAACAACGCCCGTGGAGCGGGCTTCTGCTCCCTGCAGGGGCGCCTACAGTGGCTCTTGTGCGCGCCTGGGTGAACGGACATCAGCTCGCTGACCCCCACCAGCCGGTGGTGCAGGTCAGCGACCACGGCTTCACGGTGGGGGACGGGGTGTTCGAGGCCGTCAAGGTCGTCGACGGCCGGCCCTTCGCCCTCGACCGCCACCTGGCGCGCCTGCGGGTGAGCGCTCTCGGGCTCGGGCTGCCGGCCCCCGACGACGCGCTGGTGCGCCAGGGGATCGCGGCCGTGCTGGAGGGCGAGCCGCTGCCGCTGGGTCGCCTGCGCATCACGGTCACCGGGGGCCCCGGACCGCTCGGGTCCGGCCGCGGCGACGCCGAGCCCACGGTCGCGGTCGTCCTGGTGCCCCTCGAGGAGGCCGCACCGGCCGCCCGGGTCGCCACGGTGCCCTGGCCCCGCAACGAGCGGGGGGCGCTCGCCGGGCTCAAGACGACGTCGTACGCCGAGAACGTGGTGGCGCTCGCGGAGGCGAAGCGGCGCGGGGCCGACGAGGCGGTCTTCGCGAACCTGGCCGGACACCTGTGCGAGGGCACCGGGTCCAACGTCTTCTACGCCGTCGGCGGCGAGCTGCGCACCCCCACGCTGGCCAGCGGCTGCCTGGCCGGTGTCACCCGGGCGCTGGTCATCGAGTGGGTGGGCGCCCGCGAGGTCGACGAGCCGATCGAGGTCCTCGCCGAGGCCGAGGAGGTCTTCCTGGCCTCCACGACCCGCGACGTCCAGCCCGTCTCCCACTGGGACGGGCGCGACCTGGGCGCGCCGGGACCGCTGACGCTGGCGGCCGCGGCGACCTGGCGCAGGCGCGAGCCGGAGCTGCTCGACCCGGATGTGAGTGCCTCGCCCGGCATGCGCTAAAGTCTGCGACCGCACCCCCGGGTGCATCCGGCGGAGCGATCCGTCGGGCAGAAGGGCGATTGGCGCAGTGGTAGCGCGCTTCGTTCACACCGAAGAGGTCACTGGTTCGAACCCAGTATCGCCCACCTCAACACGATCCCCTCCGACCTCGTCGGAGGGGATCGTCTGTTCTGTGGCCCTGCTCGTCCACCACGCTGGACTCGCCGGCGACTCACCGAACCTGCATGATGCGTCCGTGGGAATCGAGCTGCTCCCCCTGGCCCAGGGGCCGGCGCGGCCCGAGGACACGCTGGTCCACGAGCTGGCCGACGTGCTGAGGGACTGCGTCGACGGCGGGGCCAGCGTCGGGTTCGGGCGTCCTCTCGCCCTCGACCGGGCGCTCGACTGGTGGCGTACGTCGCTGTGCGCACCCGCGACCCGGACCTGGGTGGCTCGCGGGGGAGCGGGCCGCATCGAGGGGTGCGTGCAGCTCTCGCTCGCCGGGCAGGACAACGCCCGGCACCGTGCCGAGGTGGCCAAGCTGCTGGTGCACCGCAGGAGCCGCGGCTCCGGGCACGCCGCGGCGCTGATGGGCGCCCTGGAGCAGCACGCCCGGCACGTGGGGCGGACCCGGTTGCTGCTCGACACCCAGACCGGCAGCGTCGCCGAGCGCGTCTACGAGCGCTGGGGGTGGGTCCGGGTCGGGGTCGTGCCGGACTACGCCGCGGACCCCGACGGGGTGCTCGCGCCGACGACGTTCATGACCAAGGACCTGCGCTGAGAGGCGTGGGTCCGGTGCCGCGCGACGCGGGCCGGATTCACGCCGCCGACGTACGATGGCACCACATCACTCACGGATGGGTGATCTCATGTGGTGGTTGTTCTGGCTGGTGACAGCGGTAGTCCTCGGCGTGGCCGAGTTCTCCACGCTGACGCTGGTCTTCGGCCTCCTGGCGGGCTCGGCCCTCGTCGCCGCCGTCGTGGCCGGGCTCGGGGCGTCGTTCCCCCTGCAGCTCCTGGCCTTCGCCGCCACCGGCGGAGTCGGGCTCGTCGCGCTGCGCCCGGTCGCCAAGCGGCAGCTGACCCGGCCCCCGCCCACCCGTGACGGCAGCGACGCCCTGGTGGGCCGGTCGGCGTACGTGACCCGCGAGGTCAGCGCGACCGGGGGACTGGTGCACCTCTCGGGGGAGGACTGGTCGGCGCGCGCCTACGACGAGGACCTGGTCATCCCGGCAGGGGTCCGCGTCGACGTCCTCCAGATCGAGGGCGCCACCGCCCTCGTGCACCCGCGCGACCCACTGCCCGACCCACTGCCGGAGCCGCTGCCGGAACCCGAGCACAGAGAAGAGTGAGACCGATGGACCTGCTGATCCCGATCGCCGTCCTTGCCGCCCTCGTCGCCTTCGTGGTGGCGTCGTCGATCCGCATCGTCCCGCAGGCCCGGCGCTACAACATCGAGAGGTTCGGCCGCTACCAGCGGACCCTGCAACCGGGTCTGAACCTGCTCATCCCGATGGTCGACCGGGTCAACACCAAGCTCGACGTGCGCGAGCACGTCTACTCCTCCGACCCCAAGCCGGTGATCACCGAGGACAACCTGGTCGTGGCCATCGACACGGTCCTCTACTACCAGATCACCGACCCGCGGGCGGCGGCGTACGAGGTGGCCGACTACCTGCAGGCCATCGACCACCTCACGGTCACCACGCTGCGCAACCTGATCGGGTCGATGGACCTCGAGAGCACGCTCACCTCCCGCGAGACCATCAACTCGCGGCTGCGCGAGGTGCTCGACGAGGCCACCGGGCGCTGGGGGATCCGCGTCAACCGGGTGGAGATCAAGGCCATCGACCCGCCGAGCGGCATCAAGGAGGCGATGGAGAAGCAGATGCGCGCCGAGCGCGACAAGCGCGCGCTGATCCTGCACGCCGAGGGCGAGCGCCAGTCGCTGATCCTCACCGCCGAGGGCCGTCAGCAGGCCAAGATCCTCGAGGCCGACGGCGAGGCGCAGGCCCTGGAGCGGGTCTTCCGGGCCGTGCACGAGAACCAGGCCGACCCGCAGGTGCTGGCCTACAAGTACCTCGAGATGCTGCCCCGCCTCGCCGAGAACGGCAACGGCTGGTTCGTGATCCCGGGCGAGCTCACCGAGGCGGTCAAGACCGTCACCTCCGCCTTCGCCGCCGACCACGCCCGGGAGCAGCGCGAGGTCGAGCCCCGACCCGAGCCCGGTGTCGAGCAGGTCCAGACCCGACGGGCGGGCTGAGGGGCGGGTCGAGGGCAGGGTCGAGGGCTGGGCAGCTCATCGCCGGCCGGTGACCAGGTAGGCGCGCATGGTTGCGGTCACCGGACCGGCGCCCAGCAGCTCCTCGGTGACCGCGGCGACCTCGTCGGTCAACCCGGTCAGGTCACCGCGCTCCTCCAGCGCCACCCGCAGGGGGCTGCCGGTGCACACGCCCAGCGCGACGTCGCGTGCCGAGCCAGCGGTCCCGCTGAGCTCGACCGGCTCGACGCTCACCGACCGCAGCCCCGCTGCGCACGCGTCGGCCTCGATCTGACCGGGGTCGTGGTAGCCGTGGGGCACCCGCACCACGAAGGTCGGCGGGTCGTCCAGGACCCGCTCCAGGGCGGTGACGACGGCGTGGGCGAAGGGGTGGGTCTCGACGGAGTCCCAGGTCGTCAGCAGCGCGGTGCCCCCGGGCACGAGGACGCGGACCACCTCGGCCAGGGCGCCGACCCGGTCCGGGAAGAACATCACGCCGAAGGAGCAGACCACCGCGTCGAAGCGACCGTCCTCGAAGGGCAGCGACAGCGCGTCGGCCTGCTGCCAGCTGGCCCCCGGCACCCGGCTCGCCCCGAGCGCCACCATCGCGGGGTTCAGGTCGGTGGCCACGACCTCTGCCCCGGGCAGCGCCGCGACCAGCGCACCGGTCACCCGACCGGTGCCGGCCGCGAGCTCGAGCACCCGGCGCGGGGCGAGCGGCACCAGCGCGGCGGCGAGGTACTCGCCGTACGGCGCGAAGAAGACCGGGCCGAGGTGCCGGTCGTAGGCGGCCGGCATGTCGGCCACCCACGTGCTGTCGGCGTCGGGGGCCACCCTCGAGACAGTAGTCCCGGCGAGGGCCGCTGGGAACGGGCGCGCAGCGTCGAGAGACCGGTGCGCGCCCACCGAGGTCTCCGAGCACCCACCACCTGCCGTCTACCGTGACGAGATGACCTTGCACCACGTACGACGCGGCACGGGCGCGCCGCTGCTCCTCGTCCACGGGCTCGGCGCGGGCTGGCGCTCGTGGGAGCCGATCATCGACGCGTTGGCGGCCGAGCGCGAGGTGATCGCGGTGGACCTGCCCGGCTTCGGCCAGAGCCCGCCCCTCGCCGCGCTGTCCATCGCCAAGCTCGCCGACGCCGTCGCCGACTTCATCGAGGAGCAGGGGCTCGGCGAGGTCGCGACGACGGGACAGTCGATGGGCGCGCGGATCGTGCTCGAGCTGTCTCGCCGCGGCGTCGGGGGTGACACCGTGGCCCTCGACCCGGGCGGCTTCTGGACCGATCGCGAGCTGGCGCTCTTCGGCGCCACGCTGCGGCCCTCGATCGCCCTGGTCCGCGCCCTGCGCGGGGCGCTGCCCTCCCTGCTCGCCACCCGCGTCGGCCGGACCGCCTTCCTGGCGCAGCTCTCCGCGCGGCCCTGGGCGTTGGACGCCGACACCGTGCTGCCCGACGTGCTGGGGCTGGCCGACGCCCCGTCGACCGACGCGGCCCTGGACGCCCTCACCAAGGGACCCAAGCAGGAGGGCGCGCCCGCGGGGACCGTCCCCGGCCTGGTCACGATCGGCTGGGGCCGCCGCGACCGGGTCACCCTGCCGCGTCAGGCCGAGCGCGCCGTCCGTGCCTTCCCCGACGCCGAGCTGCACTGGTTCGAGAAGTGCGGGCACTTCCCGCAGTGGGACGCGCCCGACGAGGCGGTCCGGCTGATCCTCGACCGCACCTCCTGAGGGTCCCGGCCCAGCGCGCCCGCGCCCTCGCGCCGGGAGTCGCAGAAACCGATGCGTCGATCGCCTCCCGTGCTGGATACGATCGCGCGGTCAGCCCACCCGGGCCCCACCACGAACGGAGCACCCCGTGTCCGACCTCAAGATCACCCTCGTCCACGCCGGTGAGCGTGAGGTGCGGGAGGTCACGACGGGCACCAAGGCGTGGGAGCTCTTCGCCGACGACCCGGCCGTGATCGTGGCCCGCGTGGGCGGTGAGTTGAAGGACCTGGCCCACGAGCTGTCCGACGGCGACGAGGTCGAGGGCGTGCTCATCGACAGCCCCGACGGCCGCGACGTGCTGCGCCACTCGACCGCGCACGTGCTGGCCCAGGCCGTCCAGGACCTCTTCCCCGACGCCCGGCTCGGCATCGGCCCGCCGGTCGTCGACGGGTTCTACTACGACTTCGACGTCGAGACCCCCTTCGTGCCCGAGGACCTGGCCAAGATCGAGACGCGGATGCGCAAGATCATCAAGGAGGGCCAGAAGTTCTCGCGTCGCGTCACCACCGACGCCGACGCCCTCGCCGAGCTGGCCCACGAGCCCTACAAGGTCGAGCTCATCGGGCTCAAGGGCTCGGGCAACGCCGAGGAGGCCGCCGAGGGCGCCTCCGCCGAGGTCGGCGCCGGCGAGCTGACGATCTACGACAACCTCGACCGCAAGGGCGAGACCGCCTGGTCCGACCTGTGCCGCGGCCCCCACCTGCCCACCACCAAGCGCATCCCGGCCTTCAAGCTGATGCGCTCCGCGGCGGCGTACTGGCGCGGCGACGAGAAGAACAAGCAGCTGCAGCGCATCTACGGCACCGCGTGGGAGTCCAAGGAGGCCCTCGAGGAGCACCTGCACCGCATCGAGGAGGCCGAGCGGCGCGACCACCGCAAGCTCGGGCGCGACCTCGACCTCTTCAGCTTCCCCGACGAGATCGGCTCCGGCCTGCCCGTCTTCCACCCCAAGGGCGGGGTGATCAAGCGGGAGATGGAGGACTACGTCCGCCGCCGGCACATCGAGGAGGGGTTCGAGTACGTCGGCACCCCGCACATCGCCAAGGAGGGGCTCTTCCACACCTCCGGGCACCTGCCCTACTACGGCGAGGGGATGTTCCCCGCGCTCGACGTCGACGGCATGGACTACCGCCTCAAGGCGATGAACTGCCCGATGCACAACCTCATCTACCGCTCGCGGCAGCGCTCCTACCGCGAGCTGCCGCTGCGGCTCTTCGAGTTCGGCAGCGTCTACCGCCACGAGAAGTCCGGCGTCGTGCACGGGCTGACCCGGGTGCGCGGCTTCGCCCAGGACGACTCGCACTCCTACGTCACCGCCGAGCAGGCGCCCGACGAGATCCGCCACCTGCTCGACTTCGTGCTCGGGCTGCTGCGCGACTTCGGGCTCGACGACTTCTACCTCGAGCTGTCGACCCGCGACGCCTCGAAGGACAAGTTCATCGGCTCCGACGAGGACTGGGAGGTCGCGACCAAGGTGCTCGAGGACGTCTGCGTCGGCACCGGCCTCGAGCTGGTCCCCGACCCGGGCGGCGCGGCGTACTACGGCCCCAAGGTCTCGGTGCAGGCGCGCGACGCCATCGGCCGCACCTGGCAGATGTCGACGATCCAGTACGACTTCAACCAGCCCTCGGCCGAGCGGTTCGCGCTCGAGTACGTCGCCCCCGACGGCAGCCGCCAGCAGCCGGTGATGATCCACTCCGCCAAGTTCGGCTCCATCGAGCGGTTCATGGGCGTGCTCGTCGAGCACTACGCCGGCGCCTTCCCTCCGTGGCTGGCCCCGGTGCAGGTGCAGGCGATCCCGATCGCGGAGCGGCACGCCGACTACCTGCACGACGTGGCGAGGCGGATGAAGCCGCTGGGCCTGCGGGTCGAGGTCGACGACTCCGACGACCGGATGCAGAAGAAGATCCGCAACGCGCAGCTGCAGAAGGTGCCGTTCATGATGATCGCCGGCGACGACGACATCGCCGCCGGGGCCGTCTCGTTCCGCTACCGCGACGGCCGCCAGGACAACGGGGTGCCGCTCGAGGAGGCCATCGAGCGGGTGCGCGCCGCCGTGGAGTCGCGCGAGCAGGTCTGAGCCGGTGAGGCGCGCGCCCCGCACCGCGGCGGGTCTGGCCCCGGGACTCCTCCTGGGGCTGGTCCTCGCCGCCTGCGGCGGCGTCGCCGAGCCGCCCGCCGACCCGGCGCCCGACGCGCGGCCCGAGCGCTCGCAGCCGGCCGAGGAGCTGACGGTCCCCGACGTCCCCGACGACCTCGAGGAGCAGGCCGAGCGTGCCGCCATGTCCGACCTGGCTGCGCTGGCCGAGCAGAAGGCCGCCGAGCTCCCGCCCGGGCTGCGGGCCCCCGTCGAGGGCGGCGACATCAGCTGGCCGCAGTGCCCGCGCGGCCAGGGCATCCCCGAGCGGCGCACCCTGGGGCTGCCGATGCCGCTCGACTCGGCCCGCTTCGTGGTGATGGGCCTGACCAAC
The Nocardioides marinisabuli genome window above contains:
- a CDS encoding SPFH domain-containing protein; amino-acid sequence: MDLLIPIAVLAALVAFVVASSIRIVPQARRYNIERFGRYQRTLQPGLNLLIPMVDRVNTKLDVREHVYSSDPKPVITEDNLVVAIDTVLYYQITDPRAAAYEVADYLQAIDHLTVTTLRNLIGSMDLESTLTSRETINSRLREVLDEATGRWGIRVNRVEIKAIDPPSGIKEAMEKQMRAERDKRALILHAEGERQSLILTAEGRQQAKILEADGEAQALERVFRAVHENQADPQVLAYKYLEMLPRLAENGNGWFVIPGELTEAVKTVTSAFAADHAREQREVEPRPEPGVEQVQTRRAG
- a CDS encoding cupin domain-containing protein, with the translated sequence MEAVSLVRLGHEHLSRAAGATAGRSSVTVHGGQGYALHQTLIALAAGHGLDEHRHTGEATLQVVHGTVDLVTSDETVRLRTGDHAVVPAAAHSVAASEDSVVLLTTTAGH
- a CDS encoding HNH endonuclease signature motif containing protein translates to MDQPSHEQLSEVDDLDADRLLEVAREAEVEVRRAERRRLRLVLRWCDLHPALDDSQRLSWGEQDRVWDCDAWIGGEGVPAVAEFTAEPLAAVMRMSPAATTSLMGEALELRHRLPRIHARVESLDVALWRARRVAKATQGLSVEAAAHVDAVLAPLVDSVGPTRIDRAVAEAAALYDPETLTDAEEHARVHEWGITLRHHRAGEGRQWAGTSWLAITGDTPTLQRLHDLITDTTAPPADPDANPDSQRDLGVRQIRALAEVLDGLGAPRPRVRLAIDITTDDLTGDLTGHSAQVGRVLGLGPATLATIRDWLAGASVTVLPVLDMARTDAIDAHDPPRWMRDLVTRRDTHCVHPFCDTPATRCDLDHITAYIPMDEGGPPGQTHPANLAPLCRHHHRNKTHGHWTYHRTNHGDYLWHDQHGHTYAVTRQGTLELETR
- a CDS encoding aminotransferase class IV; the protein is MRAWVNGHQLADPHQPVVQVSDHGFTVGDGVFEAVKVVDGRPFALDRHLARLRVSALGLGLPAPDDALVRQGIAAVLEGEPLPLGRLRITVTGGPGPLGSGRGDAEPTVAVVLVPLEEAAPAARVATVPWPRNERGALAGLKTTSYAENVVALAEAKRRGADEAVFANLAGHLCEGTGSNVFYAVGGELRTPTLASGCLAGVTRALVIEWVGAREVDEPIEVLAEAEEVFLASTTRDVQPVSHWDGRDLGAPGPLTLAAAATWRRREPELLDPDVSASPGMR
- a CDS encoding NfeD family protein — protein: MGDLMWWLFWLVTAVVLGVAEFSTLTLVFGLLAGSALVAAVVAGLGASFPLQLLAFAATGGVGLVALRPVAKRQLTRPPPTRDGSDALVGRSAYVTREVSATGGLVHLSGEDWSARAYDEDLVIPAGVRVDVLQIEGATALVHPRDPLPDPLPEPLPEPEHREE
- a CDS encoding GNAT family N-acetyltransferase, whose product is MGIELLPLAQGPARPEDTLVHELADVLRDCVDGGASVGFGRPLALDRALDWWRTSLCAPATRTWVARGGAGRIEGCVQLSLAGQDNARHRAEVAKLLVHRRSRGSGHAAALMGALEQHARHVGRTRLLLDTQTGSVAERVYERWGWVRVGVVPDYAADPDGVLAPTTFMTKDLR
- a CDS encoding class I SAM-dependent methyltransferase encodes the protein MAPDADSTWVADMPAAYDRHLGPVFFAPYGEYLAAALVPLAPRRVLELAAGTGRVTGALVAALPGAEVVATDLNPAMVALGASRVPGASWQQADALSLPFEDGRFDAVVCSFGVMFFPDRVGALAEVVRVLVPGGTALLTTWDSVETHPFAHAVVTALERVLDDPPTFVVRVPHGYHDPGQIEADACAAGLRSVSVEPVELSGTAGSARDVALGVCTGSPLRVALEERGDLTGLTDEVAAVTEELLGAGPVTATMRAYLVTGRR
- the thrS gene encoding threonine--tRNA ligase — encoded protein: MSDLKITLVHAGEREVREVTTGTKAWELFADDPAVIVARVGGELKDLAHELSDGDEVEGVLIDSPDGRDVLRHSTAHVLAQAVQDLFPDARLGIGPPVVDGFYYDFDVETPFVPEDLAKIETRMRKIIKEGQKFSRRVTTDADALAELAHEPYKVELIGLKGSGNAEEAAEGASAEVGAGELTIYDNLDRKGETAWSDLCRGPHLPTTKRIPAFKLMRSAAAYWRGDEKNKQLQRIYGTAWESKEALEEHLHRIEEAERRDHRKLGRDLDLFSFPDEIGSGLPVFHPKGGVIKREMEDYVRRRHIEEGFEYVGTPHIAKEGLFHTSGHLPYYGEGMFPALDVDGMDYRLKAMNCPMHNLIYRSRQRSYRELPLRLFEFGSVYRHEKSGVVHGLTRVRGFAQDDSHSYVTAEQAPDEIRHLLDFVLGLLRDFGLDDFYLELSTRDASKDKFIGSDEDWEVATKVLEDVCVGTGLELVPDPGGAAYYGPKVSVQARDAIGRTWQMSTIQYDFNQPSAERFALEYVAPDGSRQQPVMIHSAKFGSIERFMGVLVEHYAGAFPPWLAPVQVQAIPIAERHADYLHDVARRMKPLGLRVEVDDSDDRMQKKIRNAQLQKVPFMMIAGDDDIAAGAVSFRYRDGRQDNGVPLEEAIERVRAAVESREQV
- a CDS encoding alpha/beta fold hydrolase, which translates into the protein MTLHHVRRGTGAPLLLVHGLGAGWRSWEPIIDALAAEREVIAVDLPGFGQSPPLAALSIAKLADAVADFIEEQGLGEVATTGQSMGARIVLELSRRGVGGDTVALDPGGFWTDRELALFGATLRPSIALVRALRGALPSLLATRVGRTAFLAQLSARPWALDADTVLPDVLGLADAPSTDAALDALTKGPKQEGAPAGTVPGLVTIGWGRRDRVTLPRQAERAVRAFPDAELHWFEKCGHFPQWDAPDEAVRLILDRTS